In one Nocardioides luteus genomic region, the following are encoded:
- a CDS encoding MFS transporter: MSATPAPANPRSRVLVASLIGTTIEFYDFYAYATAAVLVFPALFFPAGDPTTALLASFAVFGAAMVARPVGAIFFGHLGDRLGRKTTLVISLLTMGIATFLIGALPTYETVGWVATALLVLMRLAQGFALGGEWSGAALVATENAPEGKRAIFGTFPQLGAPLGFILSNGLFLTIAALLSAEGADPTKPSDAFLAWGWRVPFLFSAVMVIVGLWVRLRLVESDVFTKSQDAGLVRKVPLASVVRNQGKQLVLGTFFMLATYVLFYLMTAFSLSFGTAAKDLPVAGLGYGYTTFVLMLIFGVIFFGIFTMVSGPLAERFGRRRLLIAVTLGIIVFGLAWVPLVDAGTPGVLLWLVLGFSLMGLTFGPMGALLPELFPTSVRYTGSGISYNVASILGAAVAPFIAVALWKQADGSPVLVGVYLSVMAVITLISLLIGKETKDVALEETAEKATV; this comes from the coding sequence ATGTCCGCCACCCCCGCACCGGCCAACCCGCGCTCGCGCGTGCTCGTCGCCAGTCTCATCGGGACGACGATCGAGTTCTACGACTTCTATGCGTACGCGACCGCAGCCGTCCTCGTCTTCCCCGCCCTCTTCTTCCCGGCCGGCGACCCGACCACCGCGCTCCTGGCGAGCTTCGCCGTCTTCGGCGCCGCGATGGTCGCCCGCCCGGTGGGCGCGATCTTCTTCGGTCACCTCGGCGACCGGCTCGGCCGCAAGACGACCCTGGTGATCTCGCTGCTCACCATGGGCATCGCGACCTTCCTGATCGGCGCGCTGCCGACGTACGAGACCGTCGGCTGGGTCGCCACCGCGCTGCTTGTGCTGATGCGCCTGGCTCAGGGCTTCGCGCTCGGCGGCGAGTGGAGCGGCGCGGCCCTGGTCGCGACCGAGAACGCCCCGGAGGGCAAGCGCGCCATCTTCGGTACGTTCCCGCAGCTCGGCGCGCCGCTCGGCTTCATCCTCTCCAACGGCCTGTTCCTGACCATCGCGGCACTGCTCTCCGCGGAGGGCGCCGACCCGACCAAGCCGTCCGACGCCTTCCTGGCGTGGGGCTGGCGGGTGCCGTTCCTCTTCTCCGCGGTCATGGTGATCGTCGGCCTGTGGGTCCGGCTGCGCCTGGTCGAGAGCGACGTGTTCACCAAGAGCCAGGACGCCGGCCTGGTCCGCAAGGTCCCGCTGGCCTCGGTCGTGCGCAACCAGGGCAAGCAGCTGGTCCTCGGCACCTTCTTCATGCTGGCGACGTACGTGCTCTTCTACCTGATGACCGCGTTCTCGCTCTCGTTCGGCACCGCGGCCAAGGACCTTCCCGTCGCCGGCCTGGGCTACGGCTACACGACCTTCGTGCTCATGCTGATCTTCGGCGTGATCTTCTTCGGCATCTTCACCATGGTCTCCGGGCCGCTGGCCGAGCGCTTCGGTCGCCGCCGCCTGCTGATCGCGGTCACCCTCGGGATCATCGTCTTCGGCCTGGCCTGGGTGCCGCTGGTCGACGCCGGCACCCCGGGCGTGCTCCTCTGGCTCGTCCTCGGCTTCTCGCTGATGGGTCTCACCTTCGGTCCGATGGGCGCGCTGCTGCCCGAGCTGTTCCCGACCAGCGTGCGCTACACCGGCTCCGGCATCTCCTACAACGTCGCCTCGATCCTCGGCGCCGCGGTGGCCCCGTTCATCGCGGTCGCGCTGTGGAAGCAGGCCGACGGCTCGCCCGTCCTGGTCGGCGTCTACCTCTCCGTGATGGCGGTGATCACCCTGATCTCCCTGCTGATCGGCAAGGAGACCAAGGACGTCGCGCTCGAGGAGACCGCGGAGAAGGCCACCGTCTGA
- a CDS encoding ornithine cyclodeaminase family protein, with amino-acid sequence MSVRILSATDVRSIFTPQLALESQREAFTRLGAGEAVQPPRLLVPGPDSSVSFCYSSRIAPDAPAVSKFGSVNPANKARGMGAVHSVITVLDAETGTPRAIINGDSVTGLRTAAATTLAMQQLAPDARTVLVVGTGAQARAHLDAFTVTRPDAELQVFGRNPAAVAEVAGSHDAAAMTDLEQAVRDADIVVLCTSSLTPVIEDAWVTNGTTVASVGSFAPDRVELPPSLLTRSTVVVDYRASALTDCGPVVEAVGSGAVDPDRITDLGALLTGAATLDRRAADVVTYFSVGIGVQDAAAAAVILTAAEENGAGTQADLG; translated from the coding sequence ATGAGCGTCAGGATCCTCTCCGCCACCGACGTACGCAGCATCTTCACGCCGCAGCTCGCGCTGGAGTCCCAGCGTGAGGCGTTCACCCGACTGGGAGCCGGGGAGGCCGTCCAGCCTCCCCGGCTCCTCGTCCCGGGACCGGACTCGTCGGTCTCGTTCTGCTACTCCTCCCGGATCGCCCCCGACGCCCCCGCGGTGAGCAAGTTCGGCAGCGTCAACCCTGCCAACAAGGCTCGCGGCATGGGCGCCGTGCACTCGGTGATCACGGTCCTCGACGCCGAGACCGGCACACCGCGCGCGATCATCAACGGCGACAGCGTCACCGGCCTGCGCACCGCTGCCGCGACCACCCTCGCCATGCAGCAGCTCGCACCCGACGCCCGCACCGTCCTCGTCGTCGGCACCGGCGCCCAGGCCCGGGCCCACCTCGACGCCTTCACCGTGACCCGTCCCGACGCCGAGCTCCAGGTCTTCGGCCGGAACCCGGCGGCCGTCGCGGAGGTCGCCGGGTCGCACGATGCGGCTGCCATGACGGACCTGGAGCAGGCCGTACGGGATGCCGACATCGTCGTCCTCTGCACCTCGTCCCTCACCCCCGTGATCGAGGACGCCTGGGTCACCAACGGCACCACCGTGGCCAGCGTCGGCTCCTTCGCCCCCGACCGCGTCGAGCTGCCGCCGTCGCTGCTGACCCGCTCCACGGTCGTCGTCGACTACCGCGCGTCAGCGCTCACCGACTGCGGCCCGGTCGTCGAAGCCGTCGGCTCCGGGGCGGTCGACCCCGATCGGATCACCGACCTCGGCGCCCTCCTGACCGGCGCTGCCACCCTCGACCGCCGCGCCGCCGACGTCGTCACCTACTTCTCCGTGGGCATCGGTGTCCAGGACGCCGCCGCGGCGGCGGTGATCCTGACCGCGGCCGAGGAGAACGGCGCCGGCACCCAAGCCGACCTGGGCTAG
- a CDS encoding NUDIX domain-containing protein, translating into MATRNRGRSGRRRKLPKVQRVGAYAVIIRAGAAAEPEILLSRLSEKVTPEERWTLPGGGIDHGEDPRDAVVREVYEEAGVPVEVGIEARVYSVHQAKAWRLGRRVNSHAIRIVYDGWVPHDAPEPQTMEVDGSTAEAAWLPLAAVVSGEIPTSPLVTDALEVHKPARMQRLAAYAFITRDADDAILLTRISPLGYHSGSWTLPGGGVDFGEQPREALVREVAEECGLTCEVGVLLDVHDVNITGTAPSGRHEEFHGVHLIFAATVPDDAEPRVVEQGGTTDDVRWVTREELATLPLLDVVTAALDAEKKAAS; encoded by the coding sequence ATGGCGACGCGGAATCGGGGCCGCAGCGGGCGGCGACGCAAGCTTCCGAAGGTGCAGCGGGTGGGGGCGTACGCCGTCATCATCCGGGCGGGTGCGGCCGCCGAGCCGGAGATCCTGCTCAGCCGGCTCTCGGAGAAGGTCACGCCGGAGGAGCGGTGGACGCTGCCCGGTGGTGGCATCGACCACGGCGAGGACCCGCGCGACGCGGTCGTGCGCGAGGTCTACGAGGAGGCCGGCGTGCCGGTCGAGGTCGGCATCGAGGCGCGGGTCTACTCCGTCCACCAGGCCAAGGCCTGGCGACTGGGCCGCCGGGTCAACTCCCACGCGATCCGGATCGTCTACGACGGCTGGGTGCCCCACGACGCTCCCGAGCCGCAGACGATGGAGGTCGACGGGTCCACGGCGGAGGCGGCCTGGCTGCCCCTCGCTGCGGTGGTGAGCGGCGAGATCCCGACGTCCCCGCTGGTCACCGATGCCCTCGAGGTGCACAAGCCGGCGCGGATGCAGCGGCTGGCTGCGTACGCGTTCATCACCCGGGACGCCGACGACGCGATCCTGCTCACCCGGATCTCGCCGCTCGGCTATCACTCGGGCTCGTGGACGCTCCCCGGGGGCGGGGTCGACTTCGGCGAGCAGCCGCGGGAGGCGCTGGTGCGCGAGGTGGCCGAGGAGTGCGGCCTGACCTGTGAGGTCGGCGTCCTGCTCGACGTGCACGACGTGAACATCACCGGCACCGCTCCCAGCGGTCGTCACGAGGAGTTCCACGGCGTCCATCTCATCTTCGCCGCGACCGTTCCCGACGACGCGGAGCCGCGAGTGGTCGAGCAGGGCGGCACCACCGACGACGTACGTTGGGTGACCCGTGAAGAGCTGGCGACACTGCCGCTCCTCGACGTGGTCACCGCGGCTCTCGATGCCGAGAAGAAGGCAGCCTCCTAG
- a CDS encoding geranylgeranyl reductase family protein translates to MTSSLPQSADVLVVGAGPAGSAAAAWLARAGVDVLLTDAAVFPRDKTCGDGLTPRATHELVRLGLEDWLRAHPVSKGLRAHGFGQTLHLPWPGGTLPSWGSAVPRTELDDHLRTVAIKSGATAVDGVRAVDVRWDGARIAAVIFEGGHEVACRSVVVADGVRSPLGKVLGREWHRDTVYGVAGRAYIASDQADDEWISSHLELRDESGEALPGYGWIFPLGSGEVNIGAGALATSKRPADVAIKPLMRHYTSLCRDEFGLKGELRAEKSALLPMGGAVSGVAGANWALIGDAAGCVNPLNGEGIDYGLETGRMVADAIVAGEDLATAWPATLREHYGEAFSIARRLAGIATRPRLVSTLGPAGMRSEWLMTLALRWMGNLVTDEDRDRAAKVWRWAGRRSLALDSRPPFS, encoded by the coding sequence ATGACCTCGTCCCTTCCGCAATCAGCTGACGTGCTCGTCGTGGGGGCAGGGCCTGCGGGCTCGGCCGCGGCGGCCTGGCTGGCGCGCGCCGGGGTCGATGTCCTGCTGACCGACGCCGCCGTCTTCCCGCGTGACAAGACCTGTGGCGACGGGCTCACCCCGCGTGCGACCCACGAGCTGGTCCGGCTCGGCCTGGAGGACTGGCTGCGGGCGCACCCGGTCTCGAAGGGCCTGCGGGCGCACGGCTTCGGGCAGACGCTGCATCTGCCCTGGCCCGGCGGCACGCTGCCGTCCTGGGGGTCGGCGGTGCCGCGCACCGAGCTCGACGACCACCTGCGCACCGTGGCGATCAAGTCCGGCGCGACGGCGGTCGACGGCGTGCGCGCGGTCGACGTGCGGTGGGACGGTGCCCGAATTGCTGCGGTGATCTTCGAGGGTGGTCACGAGGTGGCCTGCCGGTCGGTCGTCGTGGCCGACGGCGTGCGGTCGCCGCTGGGCAAGGTGCTGGGACGCGAGTGGCACCGCGACACCGTCTACGGCGTCGCCGGGCGGGCCTACATCGCCTCCGACCAGGCTGATGACGAGTGGATCTCCTCCCACCTGGAGCTTCGCGACGAGTCCGGCGAGGCGCTGCCCGGCTACGGCTGGATCTTCCCGCTTGGATCTGGCGAGGTGAACATCGGCGCCGGCGCGCTGGCCACCTCGAAGCGGCCCGCGGACGTCGCGATCAAGCCGCTGATGCGCCACTACACATCGCTGTGCCGCGACGAGTTCGGGCTGAAGGGCGAGCTGCGGGCGGAGAAGTCCGCCCTGCTGCCGATGGGTGGTGCGGTCTCCGGCGTCGCCGGTGCCAACTGGGCGCTGATCGGCGACGCGGCCGGCTGCGTGAACCCGCTCAACGGCGAGGGGATCGACTACGGCCTGGAGACCGGACGGATGGTCGCCGACGCCATCGTCGCAGGCGAGGACCTGGCCACCGCATGGCCGGCGACCCTGCGTGAGCACTACGGCGAGGCGTTCTCCATCGCCCGCCGCCTGGCCGGGATCGCGACCCGGCCGCGGCTGGTATCCACCCTCGGACCTGCCGGAATGCGCTCCGAGTGGCTGATGACGCTGGCTCTGCGGTGGATGGGCAACCTGGTCACCGACGAGGACCGCGACCGGGCCGCCAAGGTGTGGCGCTGGGCCGGTCGCCGCTCGTTGGCTCTCGACTCCCGACCCCCGTTCAGCTGA
- a CDS encoding FecCD family ABC transporter permease produces MHDPLGVGRRRRRAVIWLLGLLAAAAATVVVAVGLGAAYVTPGTVAQILGHHLLGLPETGWKATEEAIVWKVRLPRVLLGALVGAGLAVTGMALQAMVRNMLADPYLLGINSGASSGAAAAILFGAGTGLGAYALPGSAFLGALAASFLVFALARSGGRVTSLRLLLSGVAVGYLLYGLTSFLIFASGSAEGARSVMFWLLGSLGLAQWDGLLAVVAVAVIVTVTLLTLSGRGLDVLAIGDETAHSLGVSPDRFRTLLLVVVALTVGVVVSAAGSIGFVGLVVPHLARRAVGSAHAVAVPAAALMGAILLVWADVLARVLLQPQEIPIGIVTALLGAPFLIVLIRRFSARDV; encoded by the coding sequence GTGCACGACCCACTCGGCGTAGGTCGCCGCCGCCGGCGCGCCGTCATCTGGCTCCTGGGCCTCCTCGCAGCCGCCGCGGCGACCGTTGTCGTCGCGGTCGGGCTGGGCGCTGCGTACGTCACGCCGGGGACGGTCGCCCAGATCCTCGGCCACCACCTCCTCGGCCTGCCCGAGACCGGCTGGAAGGCCACCGAGGAGGCGATCGTGTGGAAGGTACGTCTCCCCCGCGTGCTCCTCGGCGCCCTGGTCGGTGCGGGCCTGGCCGTCACCGGCATGGCCCTGCAGGCGATGGTCCGCAACATGCTGGCCGACCCGTATCTGCTCGGGATCAACTCCGGCGCCTCCAGCGGCGCCGCGGCGGCGATCCTCTTCGGCGCGGGCACCGGCCTGGGGGCGTACGCCCTGCCCGGCTCCGCCTTCCTCGGCGCTCTCGCGGCGTCGTTCCTGGTGTTCGCGCTGGCTCGCAGCGGCGGCCGGGTCACCTCGCTGCGGCTGCTGCTCTCCGGTGTTGCGGTCGGCTATCTGCTCTACGGCCTGACCAGCTTCCTGATCTTCGCCTCGGGCTCGGCCGAAGGGGCGCGGTCGGTGATGTTCTGGCTGCTCGGCTCGCTCGGCCTGGCGCAGTGGGACGGCCTGCTCGCGGTCGTGGCCGTCGCGGTGATCGTCACGGTCACCCTGCTGACCCTGTCCGGTCGCGGCCTCGACGTGCTCGCCATCGGCGACGAGACCGCGCACAGCCTCGGCGTCTCCCCCGACCGCTTCCGTACGCTGCTGCTGGTCGTCGTGGCACTGACCGTCGGCGTGGTCGTCTCGGCCGCCGGCAGCATCGGCTTCGTCGGCCTGGTGGTGCCGCACCTGGCCCGCCGCGCGGTCGGCTCCGCCCATGCCGTGGCCGTCCCCGCAGCCGCGCTGATGGGCGCGATCCTCCTGGTCTGGGCCGACGTGCTCGCCCGCGTCCTGCTCCAGCCCCAGGAGATCCCGATCGGGATCGTCACCGCGCTCCTGGGAGCGCCGTTCCTCATCGTCCTGATCCGGCGCTTCTCCGCCCGCGACGTCTGA
- a CDS encoding ABC transporter substrate-binding protein: MIRPTIATAALVLATTTACGADAAGTEAARDGFPVTIENCGVEVTFEAPPERVVMLKSSAVPYLHALGVMDQVVARAGDYPADYYDTETRAELDEIPLLTDEMDTSGHLQISKEVVIAEEPDLVLGEVDNLSRDTLDAVDIDLLEEPAMCPDGVDDPGFDDVYSQLEAYGRVFDKTDEAAKAVADLRKRVTELETKKVGKGRTAAVLYPTVGGGVTYAYGTRSMAHPQLEAAGFEDVFADVDERVFEVSTEDLLERDPDVIILLHNAGDPAKVEESITQLAGAEDLTAVRNGDVMAQLFNFTEPPSALSVDGLERIIDRFGR, translated from the coding sequence ATGATCCGCCCCACGATCGCCACCGCCGCCCTCGTGCTGGCCACGACCACCGCCTGCGGCGCCGACGCCGCCGGCACCGAGGCCGCCCGAGACGGCTTCCCGGTCACCATCGAGAACTGCGGCGTCGAGGTCACCTTCGAGGCCCCACCGGAGCGCGTCGTGATGCTGAAGAGCTCCGCGGTGCCCTACCTGCACGCGCTCGGCGTGATGGACCAGGTCGTGGCCCGGGCCGGTGACTACCCGGCCGACTACTACGACACCGAGACCCGGGCCGAGCTCGACGAGATCCCGCTGCTCACCGACGAGATGGACACCAGCGGCCACCTGCAGATCTCCAAGGAGGTCGTGATCGCCGAGGAGCCGGACCTGGTGCTCGGCGAGGTCGACAACCTCTCCCGGGACACCCTCGACGCCGTCGACATCGACCTCCTCGAGGAGCCGGCGATGTGCCCGGACGGCGTCGACGACCCCGGTTTCGACGACGTCTACAGCCAGCTCGAGGCCTACGGCCGCGTCTTCGACAAGACGGACGAAGCCGCCAAGGCTGTCGCTGACCTGCGCAAACGCGTCACCGAGCTGGAGACGAAGAAGGTCGGGAAGGGACGCACGGCGGCGGTTCTCTACCCCACCGTCGGCGGCGGCGTGACCTACGCCTACGGCACCCGCTCGATGGCCCACCCGCAGCTTGAGGCGGCCGGGTTCGAGGACGTCTTCGCCGACGTCGACGAGCGGGTCTTCGAGGTCTCGACCGAGGACCTCCTCGAGCGCGACCCCGACGTGATCATCCTGCTCCACAACGCCGGCGACCCGGCGAAGGTCGAGGAGTCGATCACCCAGCTCGCCGGCGCCGAGGACCTCACCGCGGTCAGGAACGGCGACGTGATGGCGCAGCTTTTCAACTTCACCGAGCCGCCCTCGGCGCTCTCGGTCGACGGTCTGGAGCGGATCATCGACAGGTTCGGCCGGTGA
- a CDS encoding ABC transporter ATP-binding protein, producing MIEAGGLSWTYGATSILEDVDVDAHEGRVLGLIGPNGSGKTTLLRMLYGALRGSGTVQIDGDDLAGLPAKEVARRLAVVVQESGTDTSLTAGEMVLLGRTPHLSAFARAGEHDLEIAAECLERVGGTHLGPRSFAALSGGERQRVLIARALAQEATHLLLDEPTNHLDIRYQHEILSLVRKLGTTAIVVLHDLNLAARYCDDLVLLDQRRVAARGTVDEVLRPEILEPVYGIGIERLELREEIHLLFRPSS from the coding sequence GTGATCGAGGCCGGCGGGCTGTCCTGGACGTACGGCGCCACGAGCATCCTCGAGGACGTCGACGTCGACGCCCACGAGGGCCGGGTGCTGGGTCTGATCGGCCCGAACGGGAGCGGCAAGACCACCCTGCTCCGGATGCTCTACGGCGCCCTCCGCGGCAGCGGCACCGTCCAGATCGACGGCGACGACCTCGCCGGGCTGCCCGCCAAGGAGGTCGCCCGGCGCCTGGCCGTCGTCGTCCAGGAGTCCGGCACGGACACCTCTCTCACCGCCGGCGAGATGGTCCTCCTCGGCCGTACGCCGCACCTGTCCGCCTTCGCCAGAGCCGGTGAGCACGACCTGGAGATCGCCGCGGAGTGCCTGGAGCGCGTCGGCGGCACCCACCTCGGTCCGCGCTCCTTCGCCGCCCTGTCCGGGGGCGAGCGGCAGCGGGTGCTCATCGCGCGGGCACTGGCCCAGGAGGCGACCCACCTGCTCCTCGACGAGCCGACCAACCACCTCGACATCCGCTACCAGCACGAGATCCTCTCCCTGGTCCGCAAGCTCGGGACCACGGCGATCGTCGTGCTCCACGACCTCAACCTGGCGGCCCGCTACTGCGACGACCTGGTACTGCTCGACCAGCGCCGAGTGGCCGCGCGCGGCACCGTCGACGAGGTGCTCCGCCCCGAGATCCTGGAGCCGGTCTACGGCATCGGCATCGAGCGGCTCGAGCTGCGCGAGGAGATCCACCTCCTCTTCCGCCCCTCGAGCTGA
- a CDS encoding pyridoxamine 5'-phosphate oxidase family protein translates to MAADLDRHVRGIVDSVAYLVLATSDPDGRPRTSPVYFSHDGYRDLYWVSAPDAQHSRNIVRDPRVAGVIFDSSVPPGSGASAAYVTGMARQVPDFELEKRCAVAFHRLVGTARAFKPEDLRGEAPLRLYVMDVELWEAHLPGVDPDDEAAPETRVEAAPEM, encoded by the coding sequence ATGGCAGCTGATCTGGACAGACACGTCCGCGGGATCGTCGACAGCGTCGCCTACCTGGTGCTGGCGACCTCGGATCCCGACGGGAGGCCGCGTACGTCGCCGGTCTACTTCTCCCACGACGGTTACCGGGACCTCTACTGGGTCTCGGCACCCGACGCCCAGCACTCCCGCAACATCGTGCGCGACCCGCGCGTGGCCGGGGTCATCTTCGACTCCTCGGTCCCGCCCGGGTCCGGCGCGAGCGCGGCGTACGTCACCGGGATGGCTCGCCAGGTCCCGGACTTCGAGCTCGAGAAGCGCTGCGCGGTGGCGTTCCACCGGCTGGTCGGGACGGCGCGGGCGTTCAAGCCCGAGGACCTGCGCGGAGAGGCGCCGCTGCGGCTCTACGTGATGGACGTGGAGCTCTGGGAGGCGCACCTTCCCGGGGTCGACCCGGACGACGAGGCGGCGCCGGAGACCCGCGTCGAGGCGGCCCCGGAGATGTGA
- a CDS encoding glycerophosphodiester phosphodiesterase family protein: MRRVRAGLLVAAALLASSALSALSPAHAESDPRTFDLQAHRGGIALTVENTLPAFARALELGVSTLELDVQITEDGYAVVTHDRDPNPAKCVDTAPAFPGDPEFPYVPNRTYIKNLTLAQVRTIDCGSLRQPQFPQQELSPGERMPLLSEVFALVNSYHAGQVTLNLETKVEAGAPEQTAPREQFVRVVLAEIRRAHIRNQVTIQSFDWGALKRFREVEPRLPIVALTNGQQFLQQGQPGASPWLGGIDIDDFEGSLQERYVAAADSFGADAVSPVHGDPQGGSVSDPGYVPFTTQELVDAAHARGIAVVPWTVDDVATMEHLIGLGVDGLITDKPDVLREVLAEHGYKLPRIYAGHQ, translated from the coding sequence ATGAGACGTGTCCGAGCAGGCCTCCTCGTTGCCGCGGCGCTCCTGGCGAGCTCCGCCCTCTCCGCTCTTTCCCCGGCGCACGCCGAGAGCGATCCGCGTACCTTCGACCTCCAGGCGCACCGCGGTGGCATCGCGCTCACGGTGGAGAACACGCTGCCGGCGTTCGCGCGGGCGCTCGAGCTGGGCGTGAGCACCCTCGAGCTCGACGTGCAGATCACCGAGGACGGCTACGCGGTCGTGACCCACGACCGGGACCCGAACCCGGCCAAGTGTGTCGACACCGCACCGGCGTTCCCCGGAGATCCGGAGTTCCCGTACGTGCCGAACCGGACCTACATCAAGAACCTGACGCTCGCCCAGGTGCGCACGATCGACTGCGGGTCGCTGCGCCAGCCGCAGTTCCCCCAGCAGGAGCTGTCGCCGGGGGAGCGGATGCCGCTGCTCTCGGAGGTGTTCGCGCTGGTCAACAGCTACCACGCCGGCCAGGTCACGCTGAACCTGGAGACCAAGGTCGAGGCGGGGGCGCCGGAGCAGACCGCGCCGCGCGAGCAGTTCGTCCGCGTCGTCCTGGCCGAGATCCGGCGCGCGCACATCCGCAACCAGGTCACCATCCAGAGCTTCGACTGGGGTGCTCTGAAGCGGTTCCGCGAGGTCGAGCCGCGGCTCCCGATCGTCGCCCTGACCAACGGGCAGCAGTTCCTCCAGCAGGGACAGCCGGGCGCCTCGCCGTGGCTGGGCGGTATCGACATCGACGACTTCGAGGGGTCGCTGCAGGAGCGGTACGTGGCGGCCGCGGACTCCTTCGGAGCGGATGCGGTCTCGCCGGTTCACGGTGACCCGCAGGGCGGCTCGGTGTCGGACCCGGGCTATGTGCCGTTCACGACCCAGGAGCTGGTCGACGCGGCACATGCGCGCGGGATCGCGGTCGTGCCGTGGACGGTGGACGACGTCGCCACCATGGAGCACCTCATCGGGCTGGGCGTCGACGGGCTGATCACCGACAAGCCGGACGTGCTGCGCGAGGTCCTGGCCGAGCACGGCTACAAGCTGCCGCGTATATACGCAGGTCACCAGTAA
- a CDS encoding DUF4232 domain-containing protein: MGTESQNADAVPADPVTPKCVNADLKAGYRATDAGAGSRFGEITLTNVSDHACSLGGFGGLSYVGGGDGTQVGAPAKREGGWRKVIMKPGQVAVSAVAESTAENYPAADCRPTEVDGFRVYVPDSYDSQFVRHQTTGCADKNVSLLSHRAFH; this comes from the coding sequence GTGGGGACTGAGTCTCAGAACGCTGACGCCGTACCGGCGGATCCGGTGACGCCGAAGTGCGTCAACGCCGACCTGAAGGCGGGCTATCGGGCCACCGATGCGGGCGCGGGATCGCGGTTCGGTGAGATCACCCTGACCAACGTCTCCGACCACGCCTGCTCCTTGGGTGGCTTCGGCGGTCTCTCGTACGTCGGCGGTGGCGACGGCACCCAGGTCGGTGCGCCCGCAAAGCGTGAGGGCGGTTGGCGCAAGGTCATCATGAAGCCGGGTCAGGTGGCCGTCAGCGCGGTCGCCGAGTCGACCGCTGAGAACTACCCGGCCGCGGACTGCAGGCCGACCGAGGTGGACGGGTTCCGGGTCTACGTGCCGGACTCCTACGACTCCCAGTTCGTCCGTCACCAGACGACCGGGTGTGCGGACAAGAACGTGTCGCTCCTGTCTCATCGCGCGTTCCACTAG
- a CDS encoding winged helix-turn-helix transcriptional regulator: MGTTTAERPGGFEHSGFDAFSALCPSRRLLDTIGDKWVSLAIVALGLRGPLRYSELASQIEGVSQKMLTQSLRRMERDGLLIRTVTPSVPVRTDYELTPLGLTLLPVLAHLKAWAEEHMAEVDEARTTYDGRV; encoded by the coding sequence ATGGGGACGACGACGGCCGAACGACCCGGCGGATTCGAGCACAGCGGATTCGACGCGTTCTCAGCGCTGTGTCCGAGCCGGCGGCTGCTGGACACGATCGGTGACAAGTGGGTGAGTCTGGCGATCGTGGCGCTGGGGCTCCGCGGCCCGCTGAGGTATTCGGAGCTGGCCTCGCAGATCGAGGGGGTGAGCCAGAAGATGCTGACCCAGTCGCTGCGGAGGATGGAGCGCGACGGTCTGCTGATCCGCACGGTGACGCCATCGGTGCCGGTGCGGACCGACTACGAGCTCACCCCGCTCGGGCTGACGCTGCTGCCCGTCCTCGCCCACCTCAAGGCGTGGGCCGAGGAGCACATGGCCGAGGTGGACGAGGCCCGCACGACGTACGACGGCAGGGTCTGA
- a CDS encoding alcohol dehydrogenase catalytic domain-containing protein: MYALISRAGDPTPRLEELPAQPLGPDDIRVEVAAAGFTLFDAFVANDHAAIGLPDVIGLGFDFSGVVTAVGEAVSGFAVGDRVAGLHGNPAAGARAHATEVVVPASAAAAVPDGLTLEAAAAAPLNALTARQALDLLGTERGSLLVTGAAGSVGLWASGLAKADGWTVDALVRPGTEHLATGADRAVTEIEPHGHDAVLDLAALNEPALAGVRDGGRYVSVKPGRAPAPERGIEVSTALNQPDGAMLADLLRLAADGTVPTRIAATRPLSKAAEAYQEAEAAPGSDGRWLLVP; the protein is encoded by the coding sequence ATGTACGCACTCATCTCCCGCGCCGGCGACCCGACCCCGCGCCTCGAGGAGCTCCCGGCCCAGCCGCTCGGCCCCGACGACATCCGGGTCGAGGTGGCCGCCGCCGGCTTCACCCTCTTCGACGCCTTCGTCGCGAACGACCACGCAGCCATCGGCCTCCCCGACGTGATCGGCCTCGGCTTCGACTTCAGCGGTGTGGTCACCGCAGTCGGCGAGGCCGTCTCCGGATTCGCTGTCGGCGACCGCGTCGCCGGTCTCCATGGCAACCCGGCCGCAGGCGCCCGCGCCCACGCGACGGAGGTCGTGGTGCCCGCCTCCGCCGCAGCGGCCGTACCCGACGGGCTCACGCTCGAGGCGGCCGCCGCGGCTCCGCTCAACGCGCTCACCGCCCGCCAGGCACTCGACCTGCTCGGCACCGAACGCGGCAGCCTCCTCGTCACCGGTGCCGCCGGCAGCGTCGGCCTGTGGGCATCGGGGCTGGCCAAAGCCGACGGTTGGACGGTCGACGCCCTGGTACGCCCCGGCACCGAGCACCTCGCCACCGGCGCCGACCGCGCCGTCACCGAGATCGAGCCGCACGGGCACGACGCCGTCCTGGACCTGGCGGCGCTCAACGAACCGGCGTTGGCAGGCGTACGCGACGGCGGCCGCTACGTCAGCGTCAAGCCCGGCCGGGCACCGGCGCCCGAGCGCGGCATCGAGGTCTCGACCGCACTGAACCAGCCCGACGGGGCGATGCTCGCCGACCTCCTCCGGTTGGCAGCGGACGGCACGGTGCCGACCCGGATCGCGGCTACACGCCCGCTGAGCAAGGCCGCCGAGGCCTACCAGGAGGCGGAGGCGGCACCGGGATCCGACGGACGCTGGCTCCTCGTGCCCTGA